The genomic segment GTCAGCCACACGATTTCAACACATACTCTTCTCAGTATGAAAAACCACATACCCgtatatatacatgcatttaTTCATATACATACTTAcacaatacacacacacacacactacatACATATAGAGTGATACTGTAATGCccaaaaaatcatataaaaagcCGCATGTTTGCttctatttaattttaattaaatgtttattttgatttttttaaactactttcagatttttaaaagtTAGCTCATAAACGCACGCATAAATCAGTCGATCGAGAGCGAAAAGAGGGAGGGGTAAAAGGATAAATAAGGAGAAAAGTTCAATCCAAACTCGTTCTTGTTCGAATCAAAGCATATTCTCCAAACCCCGCGCACGTTTGGTCCATCTCAACCCAAATATAGAAATTAAACAGATGCAATTCCTTTTTTGACACACATAttgaattttattaaatatttgatgTGCTTTGATTGTATTCTTCTACAAGTTCCATGAGACGACATGAATTTTTAATGcgtttgatcttttaaaattgCGCAGTTTGTAAAAGTGTCATTGTGTGCGTGCGTGCGTGCGTGCGTGCGTGCATGTAGAGTGTGTGTTTTTTGAAATTTCCGGACAGCACTCGTATATTTTCAAACATCTAGGTTGGTGCatgtgaattttttattttccgaGCATGtttgtattttttatattttcaggCAACAAGTGTGTATTTTTGAATTTTCGGCCAGCGCATATTAATTCTTGACTTTCCGGATAGCAAGTGTACGTGTATATTTGAAATTTCTTACAACTCGTGTACATTTTTAAATGAATAACTGAGACGAGTTGGCTTGATTCAAATttacaaataaaattaatattattgataaaaaaaataatatttttaatgaaccGAGTTTGGTTGGAGAtctatctcataaaattgatcgaTAAAAATAATCTCATGAGAACTTttgtgtttttaaatttttgagtaacacatgtgaaattttttttagtttccGGACAGCATATCGTGTATTCTTTAGTTCCGGGATAGCACGTGTATTTTGAGGTTTTGGGCAGCATGTGTGTATTTTGGTTTAATGCCCGGGGGTGTCTTTACTGAATTAATAACAGGTTTGGGGCTCTAGCTTGATGTTTGGGTGTCTACCAACTATGATTTTTATTTCATGACTTTAGGTTGTTTGATGGTCGGCGCGTCTTCTTCATCAACATGGATCGATGGATATAATAGTTGGCTAAATGTTTATGATCGTTGACTATTAAAAGATGACCCAGTCACGTTCAGTATTTATTCTCATGCGCATTACATATTGACTGGTTAACAATTTTTGTCACATCTCGGGCCGAATCTCATGCCTACGCGACTATGCAATGAACTCCTATAACATCTGTTTTGTCATTCATCGTTTCACGAAAATAGATAACTAAAATTGCCATAAAGGTCATTGTGCAATCGGGGAGGCACGAGTTTGGCTTCAAAGCGTGACAAAATTATATAAGAGACAATCGTCAGCGGTGACACCGAATAGCAAGTGTTGTGCATAGAAAATTTCTACGTGAATAAGAGACAACTTTTGAACTTGGAGGATAAAGAAATACATAACGGGAGCACCTTTTGAACCTGTAAAAGCTATATCTAGATTCACAACACTGGTAGATCGAAGGATAAGCTGCAACGAGATCGTGAAGATCTGAAATAGGGTGATTTTGATACTCTATCTCACATAAATAAAATACGAGagtttaaaagagtttattaTAACGAGATACAATTTTCGTAAAGTGAAGACGTATAGACTAGTTTCTATATGGAGTTATTGTGCAGTAGTGAGTTTACGTATTATTGAAGATACTTgggtattttgttttttaaaacatgaagagatcattttcttaattaaatagTTGAGTGtagttattttataaattttttcagTTTTATTTTAAGTATACTGTGTAAAGTGAAGCTTTGTTTTTGTGAAAAGTATGCATGTCAATTTTTGTGTGATATTATTTGATCATAAATGTGTGTTAGACACAAATCCCTTTAGTATTAAGTAACTTATTTGgtctttaatattaatattatatatattttattttactttttataTTTAGCATTCGAGTTCTTACTTGGGCTATtgactaaatttaattttttttattcaggttatgaaatttattttatCCTTTTTGTGTTGCTGGTAAGTTTATAGaggatttgaaatatattttcaaatgtACAAATaggaattaatttttttttaatattcgtGCTAGTTTAATGTTAATATACCAATTGGTATATATAGTTCATTCGACTTGGACCATGCTTCAAGAATAAGGTATAAATATTCTTCCCTTTCATTTCATTTGATATATGCTATTTCGTTACGTATACTATAAAGAAATACACATATATTCGTCcgattttttttagattttatgAATTCATTGTTATAGATCTTGAACTAAAATATAGCGAGTAAAATTCTACCTATTCGTTTGCCATTTTTTTCAAACTTTCATGCTAGATATAAATTAACACAAAAAAATTGTGATTGTATTgtaagtaattaaatatcacaattttttttcaatGATTCATAGTAAAATTAAAGTATGATATTATGACATACGCAACATGTGTATTTCGACGGATGATACTTTTCATATATCATCATTTTTTTCATAATTCTCAAAAAATTGAACAACAAGTTGATGTTGTCTTAAAATCATTATCATCctcagtttatatatatatatatatatatatatatatatatatatatatattcttagaGTCATTCGATCAAATAACCCAAAGACAGTGTCAAACTAACCTTGAAACGCACTTAAAATGAACATGATTTCAGATTCGAATTTTTAGATTTGTCGTCCAAATCAATTCATTACATCTAACTACGACTTAATACCAAACTTCAAACATTATCACTAATAAGTGAATCTTGTCAATTTTCACATCATATCCTATTCACACACGAAATAATGTCGATTGACGTCTTGCACATACATACTGataatatacacatatataatatCGTAAAGTTGTATATCGTATAGTATATAATACATGCACGAGGGGCACTGATGATGCAGCCATCAGTAATTTCAGAACCTAGAAATAGGGCACGGACCACCTATTAGATAGatacatgtttatatatatatatatatatatatataaagtgggtctcatgtgagaccgtctcacggatcttaatcggTGAGACGCTGTGAGAAGGGTCaaacctacccatattcacaatataaagtaatactcttagtataaaaaataatactttttcatggatgatccaaataagagatctgtctcacaaatacgacccatatgaccgtctcatacaagtttttgctatatatttatgtttatgcatgtatATGTGTACatgctatatatatacatatacgtgTATAAAAACTGGttatttaatttttgtaaatattagattaATAATTGAGTCGTCCTATTCCTGAAATTTGTGGAGACTGCGGCATATTAATATACGCTTTAAAACCAGTTATAATGATTTTCACTTATTGTATAGAATAGGCGTTAAAATCAATTGAATGTATCTTAATTACATTATAATTATACGATAGATACATCAATCTTTTCTGCTCTAACGATATGGTCTCCGTACCCTCGTGTAATTAAATATTCGTTTGCCATTTTTTTCAAACTTTCATGCTAGATATAAATTAACACAAAAAAATTGTGATTGTATTgtaagtaattaaatatcacaattttttttcaatGATTCATAGTAAAATTAAAGTATGATATTATGACATACGCAACATGTGTATTTCGACGGATGATACTTTTCATATATCATCATTTTTTTCATAATTCTCAAAAAATTGAACAACAAGTTGATGTTGTCTTAAAATCATTATCATCctcagtttatatatatatatatatatatatatatatatatatatatattcttagaGTCATTCGATCAAATAACCCAAAGACAGTGTCAAACTAACCTTGAAACGCACTTAAAATGAACATGATTTCAGATTCGAATTTTTAGATTTGTCGTCCAAATCAATTCATTACATCTAACTACGACTTAATACCAAACTTCAAACATTATCACTAATAAGTGAATCTTGTCAATTTTCACATCATATCCTATTCACACACGAAATAATGTCGATTGACGTCTTGCACATACATACTGataatatacacatatataatatCGTAAAGTTGTATATCGTATAGTATATAATACATGCACGAGGGGCACTGATGATGCAGCCATCAGTAATTTCAGAACCTAGAAATAGGGCACGGACCACCTATTAGATAGatacatgtttatatatatatatatatatataaagtgggtctcatgtgagaccgtctcacggatcttaatcggTGAGACGCTGTGAGAAGGGTCaaacctacccatattcacaatataaagtaatactcttagtataaaaaataatactttttcatggatgatccaaataagagatctgtctcacaaatacgacccatatgaccgtctcatacaagtttttgctatatatttatgtttatgcatgtatATGTGTACatgctatatatatacatatacgtgTATAAAAACTGGttatttaatttttgtaaatattagattaATAATTGAGTCGTCCTATTCCTGAAATTTGTGGAGACTGCGGCATATTAATATACGCTTTAAAACCAGTTATAATGATTTTCACTTATTGTATAGAATAGGCGTTAAAATCAATTGAATGTATCTTAATTACATTATAATTATACGATAGATACATCAATCTTTTCTGCTCTAACGATATGGTCTCCGTACCCTCGTGTAAGTTTTATATATAGCGCTCACATAGATGCATTAACATTCACTTATGTTTGAATTGTTGTACAAgtttataatatttgaattgtattattattatcaattaTAAGTATTTTGATAAAACGAGAAGTTTTTGAtcttataatttatatataattcaataacaagaatgagcaagaaattaaattattagaAAGAAGATTGCAaaaaatacaataaatttttttttgataacACGTCTCGTTCAATCAATCGtatatattttcgaaaatggaaGGATGCAATGTTGACATGTTGTGAATGGGCAGAGTCCTTTCTTTTTCTAAACCGACTCCCCAGGAAACACATTTTGGACTTATATCAACATGTCCCCGCTGTCCTTCCTTCCTTTTCTCTTTCATATTTCACATCTTCACAGTTTAAAACGAGTTTTTTTTTGTAACTCAACAAaagaatatattttatatacaaTATTAATTttgcaactttttttttttcatctgTAAAGTTAATTGATAAAGTCCAAGCCCGAAACTCACAGTAAGCCGACTTTATTCCTTTTTCATGTCCCACTTTTTTAACCCtgaaccatttttttttttaccacgGAATTAAGAACTGGAAGAGCCGATTTTTTCCACCTAACTTTTGATGTAAAGCAAGCAATTATTTCCCATACTTTGTACCTTGGCCTTCATGCATTAACCGACGTTGTCATTCATTGATAATTATttcttatattttataaattatatacACGTTAACGAAGATTTTTCTATCAATATGACAAGAAAAGATCAAAACTTACGCGTATTTCTTCAAAATATTGATTTCTCATATTTTCTAAATCCgcaatatttcatgaaaaaacCAGAAGTTAAAAGCGAAGCTAAAATTAGCAATCGAGTTTCCAAATTCAGTGATCGTATTATTCATGTTCCCCTTGTTGGCATAGCGTTTGGTCCCAAGGTGGGAACATAAAAAAATCCAAATATATATGTTATGATGCTAATATGAAAAAGAAGGAATAGAGGAAATCCACCAAACTAATTAAAGGAATTTGatcagtttttttttatttttatttgtttcaGAAAATGGAAAAGAGACATGAATAAAGAAGGgccaaaaaacaaaaagaaatcccaaatcaataaaaggaaaaaagatAAAGCAAAGAAAGCGATTTGAGAATGCAATAAGATTTGGGATGGAACGGAGTGCGGTATATGGCGTGATTTGCTTTTTCGCTTTTTCTCTACATAAAtagtcttttttaaaaaattctattTAGAGAACATATCTTGTTTGGATTAAAAAAAAgagtaaatttaattttatccAATGTGATACATATTTTGTTCGATGTTGCGAAAGATGCTTATGTAATAAGATGATTCGAAAATCTAAATGTTTAAATTCGACCAAAAATAACGTATTTCTTTTTGTCGGCCTGTTTTCACCAAACGATaatcattattttcaaaatcgaaattaaaaaaaataaaaaaaatatcaaagatCGGCCTTGTTAAATTTTGGAACGGTTCAGATCAGGCAAAACAACTTGTCGTACCCATTAGAAAGCCATTAGGTTATATAGTTAATTCTATTGAAAACTCTACTTTATGAGGAATTTATTATTAGAGTAACGTCTTTAGCTAATCAAATCattattatttcttttttttttttacgtgcAACTCCTAGTTAAGATTTTATGTATAGCAAACTCTATTTCTACTCTTACAATTCAATACAatcaaaaattaaagaaaaatatgtgtgagacggtctcatatgttatattttgtgaaacatattttttttgagtcatctatgaaaaaatactactttttatactaagattattactttttattgtgaatatcggtagggttgatcagTCTTActaataaagatttgtgagatcgtttcacaagagacctacttatTAAAGATAAATCATTTGTGACAAAAAAACTAATTTCAGTGATGATTTATGCTATTAAGATTTGACATTTGTGTGAATCTAAATAAGGAAACAAGATTATAGATTAGAGTGATATTATTTATTCTCTATTTTATCATTAAACGAAGTAGCATACGAGCAATACAAATTGGATTCTAGAAAAAAATTGACCTTTACGTTATTTTATTACAAAATCAATTGAATTTGAAGACAGTAAAAAAACATAGATTTCAAcggaaaagtaaaaaaaaaaatgataacttGAAGAGAGAGAAGTGCACTTCTCTCCCCTCTTGAATTCCTACCTCTCTCTCTTTAATGCAATTTCCTCTCTTCCTCGCTCGCTCAACCGTCAAGAAGGAGAAAAGTCCCCCCAAACTGGAACCCCTCCTTTCTCTCTCACACACTAGACACTCACCAAGACACGCACTCGAGCGCATTGATTGTGAGATGCAATGCTTAGTTACTAACATGAGCGGGCGGTGTAGCTGTGTGCGCACTCACTTCCAACGGTTATGAATCCCACTTCTGCAGACCCAACAGCGCCTCCGCCTCCTCCGCCGCAGCCGCCGCGCTCTTCCTTCAGTTGTGACCGCCACCCGAACGAGCAGTACACCGGGTTCTGCCCCTCTTGTCTCTGCGAGCGTCTTACCTTTCTAGATCACTCCTCCTCCAACACTCCCTCCTCCTCCCGCCGCCCCTCCTCAGCTTCCGCAGCCGCGGCCACCGCAATCAAGTCCATTTTTTCGTCCGTCTCGAAAGCAAACAGCgtccctcctcctcctcctcctcagtCACAGCCAGTTAATAAGGCCTCAAATCCCAATTCATTTTTGCCCGAGCTACGTCGCACGAAGTCCTTTTCGGCTTCCAAGAACGAAGCTTTAGGCCTTTCTTTTGAACCGCAGCGGAAATCTTGCGACGTTAGGGTAAGAAACACTCTTTGGTCACTCTTTACACTTGAAGACGAGAATAAAAGTACAACCAATAACAATAAAGCTTCCTCTTCTGCTGCTTCTTCTCATCAAAACCTCTTGAGTAGCCAAAAAACCGAATCTTGTATAGTGAATAAGCCCGTATTGGAGGAAACAGAGAACGATGAAGATTTTAATGACCTTGAAAATGTAGAGGATGTTGTTGCTGTCGTGGATGCTGCTGGCGGCGGTGTAGATGGAGATGATATCATACCCTTCCAAGTTTCCGATTCGGAAAATTTGAGAAATGTGGTTGAGGTTGGGGTCAATGGTAGTGAGATTGTGGAAGAAGAGGTGTCGAGAGTGAATAATTCTAAGCCTATGAAAGACCATATAAATCTTGATAATCAGGAAAAGAAGAGTTCAGGAGGGGGTTTTTGGGCTGCAGCCTCAGTTTTCAGCAAGAAATGGCAGAAGTGGAGGCAAAAGCAGAAGATGAAGAAGCAGAATAATGGCAAAATCACAGCTACATTACCAGTGGAGAAGCCGATTTCCAGGCAGTATAGAGAGACACAGTCCGAGATTGCTGATTATGGATTTGGGAGGAGGTCTTGCGACACTGATCCCCGATTCTCTCTAGATGCTGGGAGAATCAGTTTTGATGATCCAAGATACTCTTTTGATGAGCCTCGAGCTTCTTGGGATGGATATTTGATTGGGAGGAGTTTTCCTAGAATGGCACCTATGCTTTCTGTGATGGAGGATGCCCCTGCTGTGCATGTATTGCGCTCGGACATGCAAATTCCAGTTGAGGAGGGGCCATCAAGAAATTTTGTAAATGAAGATGATAGTGTGCCTGGAGGGTCTTTGCAGACCAGAGAGTATTATTCCGACTCTTCGTCAAGAAGAAGGAAGAGTCTTGATAGGTCTAGTTCGATTAGGAAGACTGCCGCTGCCGTTGTAGCTGAGATTGATGAACTGAAGATGGCGTCGAACGCCAAAGTATCACCCACTACTATCGACTACTTTCAAGGGACAAAAGTGTTGGTTGGGGAAACAGATTTGAGGGATTCAAATTCAAACTCTTTGAGGGATGATTGTTCCGAGACTTTTGAATTGGGTAGTGTATTTAGGGACAGTAGCAGTTCTGTAATAGCCAATGGGGAGAGGAAGGAGTCGAAGAAACCTAGGAAGTGGAGTTGGAGATTATGGGGATTTATATACCGGAGAAATGGTGGTAACAAAGATGAAAATGAGGAAAGAACGAGTCAAGCGAATGGAGTGGAGAGGTCTTTTTCCGAGTCTTGGCAGGAATCTAGGAGGGAAGGAAGTGTAGATATGAGAGGTGGATTCAACAGAAATGTGCTTCGAAGCAATAGTAGTGTGAGCTGGAGAAATGCCCCTCAAGTTGGTGGATCATTCGGGAGTGTGAGGCATTCAAATGTCGAGATGAATGGGCACGGGAGAAAGAAGAGGGATGAGTTCGTGTTGGAGAGAAATCGGAGTGCAAGATATTCTCCAAACCACATTGATAACGGACTCTTGCGTTTCTACTTGACGCCAATGAGGAGCAGCCGGAGAGCGGGACTTGGTAAAGTCAAGCCGAACCACTCACACTCAATAAGAAGCGTCCTTCGGCTGTACTAAGATTCAAGGTCCTCTAGTTTTTTTGATTTAACGTTGAATTCCAAACTCTATTCCTGTTGTTTACAGATGCTTTGATGATTTATGGGGTTATCAAATTTTCGATAATGAGGAAATCTCATGTTTTAACTTGCCATTTTTCGGGAATCAAGTTCTTATCTTTTATGTTTATGATATCATGATGACAGTTTCTTTTCATATGAATACTATAGAAATGTGAAAACGGAACATGAATGCCTATGATTTTAGTCTTATCTTCTCATATTATTATTCCTCTTGAACTGtatgttttcttttattttaatcaaaactcTTGATAAGGGAATAAATAGTTCAATGATATTCTTTGCCAGCTTTATGAACATCAACTCTTTTTCTTGTTCCTTTGTTACTCTCTTTAAAAACATTTATCTACTTTCTTGATTTGATGTATGCAAAGGGAAAATCTCGGGATAACTCGCCTTGATCAGTATGGTGAGGGACACACACCGGGGTCCAGattcaataatgcaaatcgcaCATCAACAAACTTTTACAGTAGAACATACTCATCAAGTGCTCGGCAAACCTTCATTAATCAGACAAATTTACCATGTTCTCATATGTGTTCATCATATTTTGGCTGATACCATTCACTAAAGTTTGCGCTTATTTTGTGTCAAACCCGTGCTTGTTTGTGTCTCTTCTTTCTCAACTGAATTCGATGAACAGGACTACACCGTGCACCACCATGAATTTGAGGACCATCATCCGTGTTAGACCTCGACAAACCATGTCGCCAATTTGACAGTTAAGTTCGGTTTCCGGTTTCTCGAAAAGACTGGGATGTTCAGAGCTCCAAGTTCTGAGTCGGTTTTCGCAAGCTTGAACTTATTTCTTGGACCTATTTGCACGATCAAACAGATGTTTTATTATTACCTGGGGGACAGTGTGTACGAATCAGTGCTGTGCATTAAAGGACCGATGAATCAGAATCTATCTAGCAGCCAGCCACGAATCACATAAGACATCGTCTGTATTTGTCAGAATTTTTTCATTATTGTCATATTCTTCACTGAGGAATCTGTACATCTCTCAAGTGTAATTGGTCAATCATGAAGTATGAGAATCTGGGTAGTTTTGTTTAATCTAAATGGAAAACTCGTTTCTGAATTAAATGATACGAGTTTTAACATTTCCTA from the Primulina eburnea isolate SZY01 chromosome 3, ASM2296580v1, whole genome shotgun sequence genome contains:
- the LOC140826205 gene encoding protein OCTOPUS-like, with amino-acid sequence MNPTSADPTAPPPPPPQPPRSSFSCDRHPNEQYTGFCPSCLCERLTFLDHSSSNTPSSSRRPSSASAAAATAIKSIFSSVSKANSVPPPPPPQSQPVNKASNPNSFLPELRRTKSFSASKNEALGLSFEPQRKSCDVRVRNTLWSLFTLEDENKSTTNNNKASSSAASSHQNLLSSQKTESCIVNKPVLEETENDEDFNDLENVEDVVAVVDAAGGGVDGDDIIPFQVSDSENLRNVVEVGVNGSEIVEEEVSRVNNSKPMKDHINLDNQEKKSSGGGFWAAASVFSKKWQKWRQKQKMKKQNNGKITATLPVEKPISRQYRETQSEIADYGFGRRSCDTDPRFSLDAGRISFDDPRYSFDEPRASWDGYLIGRSFPRMAPMLSVMEDAPAVHVLRSDMQIPVEEGPSRNFVNEDDSVPGGSLQTREYYSDSSSRRRKSLDRSSSIRKTAAAVVAEIDELKMASNAKVSPTTIDYFQGTKVLVGETDLRDSNSNSLRDDCSETFELGSVFRDSSSSVIANGERKESKKPRKWSWRLWGFIYRRNGGNKDENEERTSQANGVERSFSESWQESRREGSVDMRGGFNRNVLRSNSSVSWRNAPQVGGSFGSVRHSNVEMNGHGRKKRDEFVLERNRSARYSPNHIDNGLLRFYLTPMRSSRRAGLGKVKPNHSHSIRSVLRLY